A region of Salmo salar chromosome ssa17, Ssal_v3.1, whole genome shotgun sequence DNA encodes the following proteins:
- the LOC106576450 gene encoding 4-galactosyl-N-acetylglucosaminide 3-alpha-L-fucosyltransferase 9-like — MACFMGIFLIYYKPQIKFLSCPTDQASHEWKAGCSPCPQVSMAGNHTGQKTHHAQTVIQADDDGDTDTIILIWMWPFGQAFDIDSCAYFNIKGCHLTVDKNLYSKAHGVIFHHRDIHGDLKNMPQEQRPWFQKWVWWNAESPANTNRIPGVDHLFNLTASYRLDSDIKIPYGSLVEVTSEDKIFELPKKDKLVCWVVSNWNPNYKRVQVFNELNRHVKVEAYGRHFSRYLENEDYSKTLSSCKFYLAFENSIYKDYATEKLFNAMKLGAVPVVLGPSRDNYEQFIPRDSFIHVDDFSSTEELAKKLLFLDQNNEEYMRYFNWRENFKVQGWWFGLEHACRSCDYIQRNKGYKTFHNLNQWFWG, encoded by the coding sequence ATGGCGTGCTTCATGGGAATATTCTTAATTTACTACAAACCCCAGATCAAGTTCCTTTCATGCCCTACTGACCAGGCATCCCACGAGTGGAAGGCTGGTTGTTCTCCTTGCCCTCAAGTAAGTATGGCAGGGAACCACACAGGGCAAAAAACACACCATGCCCAGACAGTCATTCAGGCTGATGATGACGGAGACACAGACACTATCATTTTGATCTGGATGTGGCCATTTGGTCAGGCCTTTGACATAGACTCTTGTGCCTACTTCAACATCAAAGGCTGTCACCTAACCGTGGATAAAAACCTTTACAGCAAGGCGCACGGTGTCATCTTCCACCATAGAGACATCCATGGAGACCTGAAGAACATGCCTCAAGAACAACGTCCATGGTTCCAGAAATGGGTGTGGTGGAATGCAGAATCACCGGCTAACACAAACAGGATCCCTGGTGTTGACCACTTGTTCAATTTGACTGCGAGTTATCGACTGGATTCTGATATCAAGATTCCATATGGGTCGCTTGTCGAGGTAACGAGTGAAGATAAAATCTTTGAGCTGCCCAAGAAGGACAAATTAGTATGCTGGGTAGTGAGCAACTGGAACCCAAACTACAAGAGGGTACAGGTGTTCAACGAGCTCAATAGACATGTCAAAGTAGAGGCCTATGGGAGACATTTTAGTAGATACCTAGAAAATGAAGACTACTCAAAGACGCTGTCGAGCTGTAAATTCTACCTGGCGTTTGAAAACTCCATCTACAAAGACTATGCTACAGAGAAGCTGTTCAACGCTATGAAGTTGGGAGCAGTGCCCGTTGTTCTAGGTCCATCCAGGGACAACTACGAGCAATTTATCCCAAGGGACTCTTTCATCCATGTGGATGACTTCTCCTCTACAGAGGAGCTGGCAAAGAAGCTTCTCTTTCTCGACCAGAATAATGAAGAATACATGAGGTACTTCAACTGGCGGGAGAACTTTAAAGTCCAGGGATGGTGGTTTGGACTTGAGCACGCCTGTCGCTCATGTGATTACATTCAAAGAAATAAAGGATACAAAACTTTTCATAATCTAAATCAATGGTTTTGGGGCTAA